One Rhodococcus jostii RHA1 DNA segment encodes these proteins:
- a CDS encoding TetR/AcrR family transcriptional regulator, whose translation MVELVVDEPVSLRVRIQRVFTECVAQQGFRGTALSEVSDRLGISKGTILHHFKSKEALLARIGEDYIDRRERELQHILSHLDGPQDRLIAVIVSITLCHRDDLAATRAFGREFARYADSPQLDQVRLRRHAYTERVEEVIAEAMAADVVREDDPRLVALQIFGMCNWTWSWYRPEGSWSIEEIADRYVRTLLLGLGCDPARVEQPSVPSHVHDEVVRAAVLARETQSIRDH comes from the coding sequence ATGGTGGAATTGGTAGTCGACGAACCGGTGTCACTGCGAGTGCGGATTCAGCGGGTGTTTACCGAATGCGTCGCTCAGCAGGGCTTTCGTGGAACCGCTCTGAGTGAGGTCTCGGACCGGCTGGGGATCAGCAAGGGAACGATTCTGCACCACTTCAAATCGAAGGAGGCCCTCCTCGCACGGATCGGTGAGGACTACATCGATCGGCGTGAGCGGGAGCTGCAGCACATCCTTTCTCACCTGGACGGCCCGCAGGACCGTCTGATCGCGGTCATCGTGTCGATCACGCTGTGCCACCGTGACGACCTAGCTGCCACCCGGGCCTTCGGACGGGAGTTCGCTCGGTACGCGGACTCGCCCCAGCTGGACCAGGTCCGTCTACGGCGTCACGCGTACACCGAGCGGGTGGAAGAGGTGATTGCAGAAGCCATGGCAGCAGACGTGGTGCGGGAGGATGATCCCCGCCTGGTGGCGTTGCAGATTTTCGGCATGTGCAACTGGACGTGGTCCTGGTATCGGCCCGAGGGGTCGTGGTCAATCGAGGAGATCGCCGACAGGTACGTGCGCACCTTGCTGCTGGGCCTGGGATGCGATCCGGCGCGCGTGGAACAACCCTCCGTCCCCTCGCACGTTCACGACGAAGTCGTGAGAGCCGCGGTGCTCGCGAGAGAGACGCAGTCGATACGCGATCACTGA
- a CDS encoding GAF domain-containing protein → MPLECSAVTLSHLTLPRTAESGAPTFTDPCDARDPASWSRTELGDAAVIEAFHDVAGTVTSQPGIEPVLRVAAGNACDLLAVDRCSIFLRGSNSGIFHGVAARSPGDSDIVRHLRCGVTRDRMSQEIVATRQPVLVRDAVADGRPVRSTMVNLQVREVLGVPLVFRQQVYGLMFLDLVGHHRGFSAIETRLVTFYADLIAGLLPVLHQVDDLHSAVRDLQMRSHESARTRRFADEIACASSAGTTPQQIAASASTATGRGSWFTDGAHRPIAHGGEGGNAARIGRLLNRPATIEALRALPDSGVLDLSTEPDGLLVAPITVDGHRRGNMSLICDGRPMTEHDKTVLRTAAHAISVELRVEAQSAMTTSEGRQQIARAMIEGNLDAVTHRRAALHSIPMDCQRVVCLVAQRRASSIRLDARDLAQAFDSVTAGPPALATPTAEGAIAVLVDLGEDSPSELAQRASTLTAAALKLADAEDTLIAAISSPITAVDQAPRAFDESQRVLHCLRQLCPESTTILSADDLGFAGVLLSAIDRTGADQHVHKTLGRLLSDHARDHEMLHTADVFFDHARNIRDTARALSVHENTVRYRLSRIHQLTGLDLTGNSDHQVSCQLALLILRLRGQLSTTNPLPHYP, encoded by the coding sequence ATGCCATTGGAGTGTTCCGCGGTGACTCTCTCGCATTTGACCTTGCCCCGGACAGCCGAGTCCGGAGCACCCACGTTCACCGACCCATGCGATGCCCGCGATCCGGCGTCGTGGTCGCGAACAGAGTTAGGCGATGCAGCCGTGATCGAGGCGTTTCACGACGTCGCTGGCACCGTGACCAGTCAACCGGGGATCGAGCCGGTGTTGCGGGTCGCTGCCGGCAACGCATGCGACCTGTTGGCCGTGGACCGCTGCTCGATCTTCCTACGCGGATCCAATTCGGGCATCTTTCATGGCGTCGCCGCCCGGTCACCGGGTGACAGCGACATAGTCCGCCACCTGCGGTGTGGCGTTACCAGGGATCGGATGTCACAGGAAATCGTGGCAACCCGGCAACCTGTGCTGGTACGCGACGCCGTGGCCGACGGCCGTCCGGTCCGCTCGACCATGGTCAACCTCCAGGTAAGGGAAGTTCTCGGCGTCCCCCTCGTCTTTCGCCAGCAAGTCTATGGGCTGATGTTCCTCGACCTCGTCGGGCACCATCGCGGATTTTCCGCGATCGAGACTCGTCTTGTGACCTTCTACGCCGACCTCATCGCCGGCCTGCTCCCCGTTCTGCACCAAGTCGACGATCTCCACTCCGCCGTGCGTGATCTGCAGATGCGTTCCCACGAATCGGCACGAACACGTCGATTCGCCGACGAGATCGCGTGTGCGTCGAGTGCTGGCACAACCCCGCAACAGATCGCGGCCTCTGCCAGTACGGCGACGGGACGTGGCAGCTGGTTCACCGATGGCGCACATCGTCCCATCGCTCACGGCGGTGAGGGAGGTAACGCCGCCCGGATCGGACGGCTGCTGAACCGTCCGGCCACGATCGAGGCGCTGCGCGCCTTACCCGACTCGGGTGTCCTCGACCTCAGCACCGAACCGGACGGCCTGCTCGTGGCCCCCATCACCGTCGATGGCCATCGGCGGGGCAACATGTCTCTCATTTGCGACGGCCGCCCCATGACCGAACACGACAAGACAGTGTTGCGCACCGCGGCCCATGCCATCTCCGTCGAACTGCGTGTGGAAGCACAATCTGCGATGACGACCTCCGAGGGCCGCCAGCAGATTGCGCGGGCCATGATCGAGGGCAACCTCGACGCCGTAACTCATCGCCGTGCCGCGCTGCACTCGATCCCGATGGACTGTCAGCGGGTGGTGTGCCTGGTGGCGCAGAGGCGGGCGTCGTCGATTCGGTTGGACGCACGCGACCTCGCTCAAGCCTTCGACAGTGTCACCGCTGGTCCTCCAGCGCTGGCCACTCCCACCGCCGAGGGCGCGATCGCGGTGCTTGTCGATCTCGGCGAAGATTCTCCTTCCGAACTCGCGCAGCGCGCATCCACGCTCACCGCGGCCGCGCTCAAATTGGCCGACGCCGAGGACACCCTGATCGCGGCGATATCGAGCCCCATCACGGCCGTCGACCAGGCCCCTCGGGCGTTCGACGAAAGTCAGCGGGTACTGCACTGTCTACGTCAGCTCTGTCCCGAGTCAACCACGATCCTCTCCGCGGACGACCTCGGTTTCGCCGGTGTCCTGTTGTCCGCGATCGACCGGACAGGCGCCGACCAGCACGTACACAAAACCCTCGGTCGGCTGCTGTCCGACCACGCTCGGGACCATGAGATGCTCCACACCGCCGACGTCTTCTTCGATCACGCGCGCAACATCCGTGACACCGCCCGGGCGTTGTCCGTGCACGAGAACACCGTGCGCTATCGCCTCTCCCGAATACATCAGCTGACTGGCCTCGACCTCACCGGCAACAGCGATCATCAAGTCAGTTGCCAGTTGGCGCTACTCATCCTCCGCCTTCGCGGGCAACTATCAACGACAAATCCACTCCCCCACTACCCCTGA